Proteins encoded by one window of Martelella endophytica:
- the uvrB gene encoding excinuclease ABC subunit UvrB: MARSPRKSQQKPGFEEAPQAPFEGKPYDGSMNDWLENLEREAEAETVESQRKLASKAGKHRRKAAEGGGTTAGRTSRGVSIGGSSDPATRAAAGLNPVAGVDVSLEDAKNLAPGAVTATVDALSKLIESGNPLFKDGKIWTPHRPERPQKSEGGIAIDMVTEYKPSGDQPTAIADLVEGLNSGDRSQVLLGVTGSGKTFTMAKVIEATQRPALILAPNKTLAAQLYSEFKNFFPNNAVEYFVSYYDYYQPEAYVPRSDTYIEKESSINEQIDRMRHAATRAILERDDCIIIASVSCIYGIGSVETYTAMTFQMEVGDTLDQRQLLADLVAQQYKRRDMDFQRGSFRVRGDTIEIFPAHLEDAAWRISMFGDEIDAITEFDPLTGQKTGDLKSVKIYANSHYVTPRPTLNAAIKSIKDELKGRLQELEKAGRLLEAQRLEQRTRFDIEMMEATGSCPGIENYSRYLTGRKPGEPPPTLFEYIPDDALIFIDESHVTIPQIGGMYRGDFRRKATLAEYGFRLPSCMDNRPLRFEEWDAMRPDTIAVSATPGGWEMEQAGGVFAEQVIRPTGLIDPPVEVRSAKTQVDDVLSEIREVSLKGYRTLVTVLTKRMAEDLTEYLHEQGIRVRYMHSDIDTLERIEIIRDLRLGAFDVLVGINLLREGLDIPECGFVAILDADKEGFLRSETSLIQTIGRAARNVDGQVILYADQITGSMQRAMEETSRRREKQLTYNEEHGITPESVKAKISDILDSVYEKDHVRADIGTKGGKGFAKDGHLVGNNLAAHLEALEKQMRDAAADLDFEAAARIRDEIKRLKAAELEGMDDKLERQESREAESAPKSEGYFAKPDLDSMGPGTDMAKPLFRKNDLDEMTVGRTEKPLGGDAKPVQRGKIGTGSYEDPAEQKRRSRRKGKTGRPGS; encoded by the coding sequence ATGGCCAGATCACCCAGAAAATCCCAGCAAAAGCCAGGTTTCGAAGAAGCGCCGCAGGCTCCCTTCGAGGGCAAGCCCTATGACGGCTCGATGAACGACTGGCTCGAAAATCTCGAACGCGAGGCCGAGGCGGAAACCGTCGAGAGCCAGCGCAAGCTCGCCTCCAAGGCCGGCAAGCACCGCCGCAAGGCGGCTGAAGGCGGCGGCACAACCGCCGGCCGCACATCGCGCGGCGTTTCGATCGGCGGCTCCTCCGATCCGGCAACCCGCGCCGCAGCCGGCCTCAACCCGGTTGCCGGTGTCGATGTTTCGCTTGAGGATGCCAAGAACCTCGCGCCCGGCGCCGTGACCGCCACGGTCGATGCCTTGTCGAAACTGATCGAGAGCGGCAATCCGCTGTTCAAGGACGGCAAGATCTGGACACCGCACCGGCCGGAACGACCGCAGAAGTCCGAGGGCGGCATCGCCATCGACATGGTGACCGAATACAAGCCTTCCGGCGACCAGCCGACAGCCATCGCCGATCTGGTCGAAGGGCTGAATTCCGGCGATCGCAGCCAGGTGCTGCTCGGCGTCACCGGTTCGGGCAAGACCTTCACCATGGCCAAGGTCATCGAGGCGACGCAGCGCCCTGCCCTCATTCTGGCGCCGAACAAGACGCTCGCGGCCCAGCTCTATTCGGAATTCAAGAACTTCTTCCCGAACAACGCGGTCGAGTATTTCGTCTCCTACTACGACTACTATCAGCCGGAAGCCTACGTGCCGCGCTCCGACACCTATATCGAGAAGGAATCCTCGATCAACGAGCAGATCGACCGGATGCGCCACGCCGCGACCCGCGCCATCCTCGAGCGCGACGACTGCATCATCATCGCCTCGGTCTCCTGTATCTACGGTATCGGTTCCGTCGAGACCTACACCGCCATGACCTTCCAGATGGAGGTTGGCGATACGCTCGACCAGCGTCAGCTTCTCGCCGACCTTGTCGCCCAGCAATACAAGCGACGTGACATGGACTTCCAGCGCGGCTCCTTCCGCGTGCGCGGGGATACGATCGAAATCTTCCCCGCCCACCTTGAGGATGCGGCCTGGCGCATCTCCATGTTTGGTGATGAGATCGACGCCATCACCGAGTTCGATCCGCTGACCGGCCAGAAGACCGGCGACCTGAAATCGGTGAAGATCTACGCCAATTCGCACTATGTCACCCCGCGCCCGACCCTCAACGCGGCAATCAAGTCGATAAAAGATGAGTTGAAGGGACGCCTTCAAGAGCTTGAAAAGGCAGGGCGTCTTTTGGAAGCCCAGCGCCTTGAGCAGCGCACCCGCTTCGACATCGAGATGATGGAGGCAACCGGCTCCTGCCCCGGCATCGAGAACTATTCGCGCTATCTCACCGGCCGCAAGCCGGGCGAGCCGCCCCCGACCCTTTTCGAATATATCCCCGATGACGCGCTGATCTTCATCGACGAAAGCCACGTCACCATTCCGCAGATCGGCGGCATGTATCGCGGCGACTTCCGGCGCAAGGCGACGCTCGCCGAATACGGCTTCCGCCTGCCCTCCTGCATGGACAACCGGCCACTGCGCTTCGAGGAATGGGACGCGATGCGCCCGGACACGATTGCTGTTTCGGCAACGCCGGGCGGCTGGGAAATGGAACAGGCGGGCGGCGTCTTCGCCGAACAGGTCATCCGCCCGACAGGCCTGATCGACCCGCCCGTCGAGGTGCGCTCGGCCAAGACCCAGGTCGACGACGTACTGTCCGAAATCCGCGAGGTTTCACTCAAGGGCTACCGTACGCTGGTGACGGTGCTGACCAAGCGCATGGCCGAGGACCTGACCGAATACCTGCATGAACAGGGCATCCGCGTGCGCTACATGCATTCCGACATCGACACGCTGGAGCGCATCGAGATCATTCGCGACCTGCGGCTCGGCGCCTTCGACGTGCTCGTCGGCATCAACCTGCTGCGCGAGGGCCTCGACATTCCCGAATGCGGCTTCGTCGCGATCCTCGACGCCGACAAGGAAGGTTTTTTGCGCTCGGAGACGTCCCTTATCCAGACCATCGGCCGTGCGGCCCGTAACGTCGATGGCCAGGTCATCCTTTATGCCGACCAGATCACCGGCTCGATGCAGCGCGCGATGGAAGAGACCAGCCGCCGCCGCGAAAAGCAGCTGACCTATAACGAAGAACACGGCATTACCCCGGAATCGGTGAAGGCGAAGATCTCCGACATCCTCGACTCGGTCTACGAAAAGGACCATGTCCGCGCCGACATCGGCACCAAGGGTGGCAAGGGCTTCGCCAAGGACGGCCATCTCGTCGGCAACAATCTTGCAGCCCATCTGGAGGCGCTCGAAAAGCAGATGCGCGATGCAGCCGCCGACCTCGATTTCGAAGCGGCCGCCCGCATCCGCGACGAGATCAAGCGCCTCAAGGCAGCAGAGCTTGAAGGCATGGACGACAAGCTCGAGCGCCAGGAATCCCGAGAGGCCGAGAGCGCGCCGAAATCGGAAGGCTATTTCGCCAAGCCCGACCTCGATTCGATGGGCCCCGGCACGGATATGGCGAAACCGCTGTTCCGCAAGAACGACCTCGACGAGATGACCGTTGGCCGCACCGAGAAGCCGCTCGGCGGCGACGCCAAGCCGGTGCAGCGCGGCAAGATCGGAACGGGTTCCTATGAGGATCCGGCTGAACAGAAGCGCCGCAGCCGCCGCAAGGGCAAGACCGGCCGGCCGGGGTCTTGA
- a CDS encoding RDD family protein encodes MRTEDTAVTARPPRLFLRRFAALIIDSLAYIILFTFLMAVLAMAVPSLKAVLPSPLLYSRVCSSETADLPAFAEIQAAWQTDNPRTSQLCTVESFYLPAKQFAVVTESREDSGGSTYTRSLTVALDADGNAIFPNPVIAKVISTLRILLFPLVLALAMIGFGQTPGKRLMSLVVTKAPLAKEPVPLSPAGSVIREYAKFWPVCANALIQLAIAVGAPRITDVAGAVSALEAFGGVGDRTLVDALVLNAATFFVLFVWWVWPLALWRGRMLYDGFIRCYVVLRD; translated from the coding sequence ATGCGCACCGAAGACACTGCGGTCACTGCCCGCCCCCCACGCCTGTTCCTGCGGCGATTTGCGGCCCTCATCATCGACAGCCTCGCCTACATCATTCTCTTTACCTTCCTGATGGCCGTGCTTGCCATGGCGGTGCCATCGCTGAAGGCCGTCCTGCCGAGCCCCCTGCTCTATTCCCGCGTCTGCAGCAGCGAGACGGCCGATCTGCCGGCCTTCGCCGAAATTCAGGCGGCCTGGCAGACGGACAATCCGCGGACCAGCCAGCTCTGCACGGTGGAAAGCTTCTATCTGCCGGCAAAACAGTTCGCGGTGGTGACGGAAAGCCGCGAGGATAGCGGCGGCTCCACCTATACCCGCTCGCTGACCGTCGCGCTGGATGCGGACGGCAACGCGATCTTCCCCAATCCGGTCATCGCCAAGGTGATCTCGACGCTGCGGATCCTGTTGTTTCCGCTCGTTCTGGCGTTGGCCATGATCGGGTTCGGGCAGACACCCGGCAAGCGGCTGATGTCGCTGGTGGTCACCAAGGCGCCGCTGGCGAAAGAACCGGTCCCGCTGTCGCCGGCCGGTTCGGTCATTCGCGAATATGCGAAGTTCTGGCCGGTCTGCGCCAATGCGTTGATCCAGCTCGCGATCGCCGTCGGTGCGCCGCGCATCACCGATGTCGCCGGTGCAGTCTCGGCACTGGAAGCCTTTGGCGGTGTCGGCGACCGTACACTCGTCGACGCGCTGGTGCTCAACGCGGCGACGTTTTTCGTACTCTTCGTCTGGTGGGTGTGGCCGCTCGCCTTATGGCGCGGCCGGATGCTCTATGATGGCTTCATCCGCTGCTACGTGGTGCTGCGCGACTGA
- a CDS encoding 2OG-Fe(II) oxygenase — protein sequence MIDDLLAISASLGAAFAQAQKVTEPYDHWLLSKLFPTHILQQLQTMAAPAPGPQLLSGTRESNNETRYYLNAESNRKHRFCAAVSAAFQTMTVVTGIEQMTGAHLEGSYLRIEYAQDSDGFWLVPHTDIGAKLFTLLIYLSGEDEQLGTDIYSARDAWAGRTPFAPNLGLAFVPSDKTWHGFEKRPIRGIRKTLIVNYVKPEWRARDQLAFPDQPVTSR from the coding sequence ATGATCGATGATCTCTTGGCAATCAGTGCATCTCTTGGCGCTGCATTCGCGCAGGCGCAAAAGGTTACGGAGCCATACGACCACTGGCTGCTTAGCAAGCTTTTCCCGACGCATATCCTGCAGCAGTTGCAGACAATGGCCGCGCCTGCCCCTGGTCCGCAACTGCTCTCCGGAACACGGGAATCCAACAACGAGACGCGGTATTACCTGAATGCCGAGAGCAACAGGAAACACCGTTTCTGCGCCGCCGTGTCCGCAGCATTTCAGACGATGACCGTTGTTACAGGGATCGAGCAGATGACCGGCGCCCACCTGGAGGGGTCATATCTGCGGATCGAATACGCGCAGGATAGCGATGGCTTCTGGCTGGTGCCGCATACGGATATCGGCGCAAAACTGTTCACGCTCCTGATCTATCTTTCCGGGGAAGACGAGCAGCTCGGCACGGATATTTACAGCGCTCGCGACGCCTGGGCCGGGCGGACACCCTTCGCGCCCAATCTTGGCCTTGCCTTCGTTCCCTCCGACAAGACATGGCACGGCTTTGAAAAGCGACCGATCCGGGGCATCCGCAAAACCCTGATCGTCAACTACGTGAAGCCGGAATGGCGCGCGCGCGATCAGCTAGCCTTTCCGGATCAGCCCGTGACATCCCGTTAG
- a CDS encoding acyl-CoA thioesterase, with the protein MTANDTPTGTLTMRTVAMPANANPAGDIFGGWVMSQMDLAAFVAASERARMRTVTAAVNSMAFEKPVKIGDTLCVYTTFQRVGRTSMTLHVEAWVHRHDMPAREKVTEAEFVMVAMDDDGRPAPVPQEAV; encoded by the coding sequence ATGACTGCAAATGATACCCCGACGGGCACGCTGACCATGCGCACCGTGGCGATGCCGGCCAACGCCAACCCGGCCGGCGATATCTTCGGGGGCTGGGTGATGTCGCAGATGGACCTTGCAGCCTTCGTGGCCGCCTCCGAGCGCGCACGCATGCGCACGGTGACGGCTGCCGTCAATTCGATGGCATTCGAAAAGCCGGTCAAGATCGGCGACACGCTCTGCGTCTACACGACGTTCCAGAGGGTCGGCCGGACATCGATGACGCTCCACGTCGAAGCCTGGGTCCACCGGCACGACATGCCAGCGCGCGAGAAGGTGACAGAAGCCGAATTCGTGATGGTGGCGATGGACGATGACGGTCGGCCGGCACCGGTTCCGCAGGAAGCCGTGTAA
- a CDS encoding mitochondrial fission ELM1 family protein — translation MTDGKMGDRVQCLGVANRLGVDAEERTIRPGKPWEWFMPWGPVPPAHRPDSASSPIAPPFPDLAIATGRRMVAYLKAIKAASGGRTFTVFLKDPHTGSSAADLIWVPRHDRLRGDNVLVSDTGPHPLTQEALAEAAANRPAAWDALPAPRLGLLIGDPVARARDRRAALERFLREVDHAKAESGSIIVTQSRRTPEDVMTALRARLAGFPHWIWSPEEDNPYRALLGFCDMLAVTADSHNMVSEALFTGKPVFPVITEGLNPKLARFLAKLEADGLVRPFSGSLAPYSYEPVDATALIAEAIQQAMRERATKA, via the coding sequence TTGACCGACGGGAAGATGGGGGATCGGGTGCAGTGCCTTGGGGTCGCCAACAGGCTTGGTGTCGATGCCGAGGAGCGGACGATCCGGCCGGGCAAGCCTTGGGAATGGTTCATGCCCTGGGGACCTGTGCCGCCGGCACATCGGCCCGACAGCGCCTCTAGCCCGATCGCGCCGCCGTTTCCGGATCTCGCGATCGCGACCGGCCGGCGGATGGTGGCGTATCTGAAGGCGATCAAGGCCGCGTCCGGGGGCAGGACATTTACCGTTTTCCTGAAGGATCCGCATACCGGCTCGTCGGCCGCCGATCTCATCTGGGTGCCGCGGCATGACCGGCTGAGGGGCGACAATGTGCTGGTGAGCGACACCGGGCCGCATCCGCTGACGCAGGAGGCGCTCGCCGAAGCTGCGGCCAACAGGCCGGCTGCTTGGGACGCGCTGCCTGCACCGCGCCTCGGGCTGCTGATCGGAGACCCGGTCGCGCGTGCGCGCGACCGACGGGCGGCGCTCGAGCGGTTTCTCAGGGAGGTCGATCACGCGAAGGCGGAAAGTGGAAGCATCATCGTCACCCAGTCGCGACGCACGCCGGAGGACGTGATGACCGCGCTCCGGGCCAGGCTTGCCGGCTTTCCGCACTGGATCTGGTCGCCCGAAGAGGACAATCCCTATCGGGCTCTGCTCGGGTTTTGCGACATGCTGGCGGTGACCGCGGACTCGCACAATATGGTCAGCGAGGCGCTTTTCACCGGCAAGCCGGTGTTTCCGGTCATCACCGAAGGGCTCAACCCGAAACTGGCCCGGTTTCTTGCCAAGCTGGAGGCCGATGGCCTGGTCAGGCCGTTCTCTGGCTCGCTTGCGCCCTACAGCTACGAGCCTGTCGATGCAACGGCCTTGATCGCAGAGGCCATTCAGCAAGCGATGCGGGAGCGCGCTACCAAGGCCTGA
- a CDS encoding DUF1501 domain-containing protein, producing the protein MSIDFNPTRRLFLGGACSLAAMPLMTSFALARGNGENRFVAIVLRGAMDGLDLVQPYGDPAFRGLRPDLALTPDTGLLDLDGRFGLNPAAADLYPLWKAGELSFVHAVSTPYRDARSHFDGQDILETGGNGHAGRDGWLNRAIGMMGSEQLRAIDVTSDSDLILQGDYPAEIWSPKDDIPISADELLFFEALYSKDDAFAKAFQQARNADMSSEAIFSGASIAASTEGLARLAGGFLKRDYRVAAFSINGWDTHADQKGLFNRSAGSLSKAILTLKAEMGPKAWSNTVVLAMTEFGRTARQNGTGGTDHGTGGCAVVAGGGYPGGRVMGTWPGVADGALYEDRDLMPTGDIREVAAAMLYRQFGLGAAALTGSVFPGLDFSASSAFVRA; encoded by the coding sequence ATGTCGATTGATTTCAATCCCACACGGCGCCTGTTTCTCGGTGGTGCCTGCAGCCTGGCGGCCATGCCGCTGATGACCAGCTTCGCGCTTGCCCGCGGCAATGGCGAGAACCGCTTCGTCGCGATCGTTCTGCGTGGCGCCATGGACGGGCTCGATCTCGTCCAGCCCTATGGCGATCCGGCCTTTCGCGGGCTGCGTCCCGATCTGGCGCTGACGCCCGATACCGGCCTTCTCGATCTCGATGGCCGTTTCGGACTCAACCCGGCCGCGGCCGATCTCTATCCGCTGTGGAAGGCGGGCGAACTCTCATTCGTCCACGCCGTGTCGACGCCCTACCGCGATGCCCGCAGCCATTTCGATGGCCAGGACATTCTGGAGACCGGCGGCAACGGCCATGCCGGCCGCGATGGCTGGCTCAATCGCGCGATCGGCATGATGGGTAGCGAACAGCTTCGCGCTATCGACGTCACCTCCGACTCCGACCTGATACTGCAGGGCGATTATCCGGCGGAAATCTGGTCGCCGAAGGACGATATCCCGATCTCGGCGGATGAGCTTCTGTTCTTCGAGGCGCTCTATTCGAAAGACGATGCCTTCGCCAAGGCCTTCCAGCAGGCCCGCAATGCCGACATGAGCAGCGAAGCGATCTTCAGCGGCGCCAGTATCGCGGCCTCGACCGAAGGGCTCGCTAGGCTCGCCGGCGGCTTCCTGAAGCGCGATTACCGCGTCGCTGCCTTCTCGATCAACGGCTGGGATACGCATGCGGACCAGAAGGGGCTGTTCAACCGCTCGGCCGGCAGCCTGTCGAAGGCGATCCTGACGCTGAAGGCCGAAATGGGGCCGAAGGCCTGGAGCAACACGGTGGTGCTGGCCATGACCGAATTCGGCCGCACGGCGCGCCAGAACGGTACGGGCGGTACCGACCACGGCACGGGCGGCTGCGCCGTGGTCGCCGGCGGCGGTTATCCGGGTGGCCGGGTCATGGGCACCTGGCCGGGCGTTGCGGATGGCGCGCTCTACGAGGACCGCGACCTGATGCCGACCGGCGATATCCGCGAAGTGGCGGCGGCGATGCTCTACCGCCAGTTCGGGCTCGGTGCTGCGGCGCTGACCGGCAGCGTCTTCCCCGGCCTCGACTTCTCGGCCTCGTCCGCTTTCGTTCGGGCTTGA
- a CDS encoding extensin family protein: protein MAKISSLRHAASISALSVALASCSIGGLMTSFSIDTADKSAPVVTRSEETEQGATQVAAAKPADEPSIEQLIAETVPASGTSIDDYLGFAPADKPSQTATKPVPQTTPVSTETALSPPAAPTDDPGIDPIETASLLPLADPGGAPRQSRLPGVPGLLPFAERQCRSQLNDMGVTFSEVAAIASGSHCGIAYPVKIQSLRGGINVSPDVTVNCETALAFAQWMEDDVAPAVRVRYLTGVKSVNTMGGYSCRAMNNGRNTGRWSEHSTGNAIDVGGITLNNGHTIDVGSQGFFAFREKGLMKSIRASSCSYFSTVLGPGYPKHDDHFHFDLMQRKSGKSYCK from the coding sequence ATGGCGAAAATTTCCTCCCTGCGGCATGCAGCCTCCATTTCAGCTCTTTCCGTGGCGCTTGCCAGCTGCTCGATCGGCGGTCTGATGACCTCGTTCTCGATCGATACGGCCGACAAGTCGGCCCCGGTTGTGACCCGCAGCGAAGAGACGGAACAGGGAGCGACGCAGGTCGCGGCCGCCAAGCCCGCGGACGAGCCCTCCATCGAACAGCTGATCGCCGAGACGGTGCCGGCCTCCGGGACGTCGATCGACGACTATCTTGGCTTCGCGCCGGCGGACAAGCCCTCGCAAACAGCCACCAAGCCCGTGCCGCAAACAACGCCCGTATCCACGGAGACGGCACTCTCGCCGCCCGCTGCGCCAACCGACGATCCCGGTATCGATCCGATCGAAACTGCTTCGCTGCTGCCGCTTGCCGATCCTGGCGGCGCGCCGAGACAGTCGCGGCTTCCCGGTGTGCCGGGGCTTCTGCCCTTTGCCGAACGCCAGTGCCGCAGCCAGCTGAACGACATGGGCGTGACGTTTTCCGAAGTCGCGGCCATTGCCAGCGGCTCGCATTGCGGTATCGCCTATCCGGTGAAAATCCAGTCGCTGCGCGGCGGCATCAACGTTTCCCCCGATGTCACCGTGAACTGCGAGACCGCGCTCGCCTTTGCCCAGTGGATGGAGGATGACGTGGCGCCGGCCGTGCGGGTGCGCTACCTCACCGGCGTGAAGTCGGTGAACACGATGGGCGGCTATTCCTGCCGCGCGATGAACAATGGTCGCAATACCGGGCGCTGGTCCGAGCATTCAACCGGCAACGCGATCGACGTTGGCGGCATCACCCTCAACAACGGCCATACCATCGACGTCGGTTCGCAGGGATTCTTTGCCTTCCGCGAAAAGGGCCTGATGAAATCGATCCGTGCGAGCAGTTGCTCTTATTTTTCGACGGTGCTCGGACCCGGCTATCCCAAGCATGACGATCACTTTCATTTCGACCTGATGCAGCGGAAATCGGGCAAGTCCTACTGCAAGTAG
- a CDS encoding DUF1800 domain-containing protein, giving the protein MISSQTAISAVRFGYGLRPGETAPDDPAGVENALRQATKGAPGFPVEGIEARRQHAIDYFSERSAISKAYEGEARMAEMKKLRQSAAKAFQADQIARIAQAAASPYGFDERLASFWTDHFSVSFRKTDDMRLMTPLYEAEAIRPNMTSTFGALLTEATLHPAMITYLDQFRSVGPHSVRAERNKKLGLNENHGRELLELHTVGAGSGYTQTDVRQASYLLTGLTLDRPDAKTVFDAKRAEPGTFTILGKTYGGDTRQISDVDDFLNDLAVRPETARYISTKLASYFIDEDAPEDVVAAMEETWKRTDGDLAAVYATMLEAPQAFTLAPCNVKQPFDYVVSCLRALNVDGRALTTDDKRGRGVNYTLNTLGQPVWDPPSPEGFEAGRASWVNGHQLAGRIVAARRLINWFADKEQEPQAFAEQALGPLLSDNTRTLVKRAPNRVSAMTLVLASPEFNLR; this is encoded by the coding sequence ATGATATCAAGCCAAACCGCAATTTCGGCGGTGCGTTTCGGCTATGGACTTCGTCCAGGCGAGACGGCACCCGATGACCCCGCAGGGGTCGAGAACGCACTTCGCCAGGCGACCAAAGGTGCGCCCGGCTTTCCGGTGGAGGGGATCGAAGCCCGCCGCCAGCATGCGATCGATTATTTCAGCGAGCGCAGTGCGATCAGCAAGGCCTATGAGGGCGAAGCCCGCATGGCGGAAATGAAGAAGCTTCGCCAGTCGGCGGCAAAGGCCTTTCAGGCGGATCAGATCGCGCGCATCGCGCAAGCCGCGGCGTCTCCCTATGGCTTCGATGAGCGTCTGGCCAGCTTCTGGACCGATCATTTCTCCGTTTCGTTCCGCAAGACCGATGATATGCGGCTGATGACGCCGCTTTACGAAGCCGAAGCGATCCGCCCCAACATGACCTCGACGTTCGGCGCGCTTCTGACCGAAGCCACGCTGCATCCGGCGATGATCACCTATCTCGATCAGTTCCGTTCGGTCGGCCCGCATTCGGTGCGTGCGGAACGCAATAAGAAGCTGGGTCTCAACGAGAATCACGGGCGCGAACTGCTCGAACTGCACACGGTTGGCGCCGGATCAGGCTATACCCAGACAGACGTGCGTCAGGCCTCCTACCTGCTGACCGGTCTCACCCTTGACCGCCCCGACGCGAAGACCGTCTTCGACGCCAAGCGCGCCGAGCCGGGCACCTTCACCATTCTCGGCAAGACCTATGGTGGCGATACCCGCCAGATTTCGGATGTCGATGATTTCCTGAACGACCTTGCGGTCCGGCCGGAGACGGCGCGCTATATCAGCACCAAGCTTGCCAGCTACTTCATCGACGAGGACGCCCCGGAAGACGTCGTTGCCGCCATGGAAGAAACCTGGAAGCGCACGGATGGCGACCTCGCCGCCGTCTACGCCACCATGCTGGAGGCGCCGCAGGCCTTCACGCTTGCGCCCTGCAACGTCAAGCAGCCCTTTGACTATGTCGTCTCCTGTCTGCGGGCCCTGAATGTCGATGGTCGTGCCCTGACCACCGATGACAAGCGCGGCAGGGGTGTCAACTATACGCTGAACACACTCGGCCAGCCCGTCTGGGACCCGCCGAGCCCGGAGGGCTTCGAGGCCGGTCGGGCGAGCTGGGTGAACGGCCATCAGTTGGCCGGACGGATCGTCGCCGCGCGGCGGCTGATCAACTGGTTCGCCGACAAGGAACAGGAGCCGCAGGCCTTTGCCGAACAGGCGCTCGGTCCGCTGCTTTCCGATAATACCAGAACGCTGGTGAAACGGGCGCCGAACCGGGTTTCGGCGATGACGCTCGTGCTCGCTTCTCCCGAATTCAATCTCAGATAG
- the clpS gene encoding ATP-dependent Clp protease adapter ClpS, which translates to MIAKSIRMQNDPDKKGENPNRSTAVITRTKPKTKKPSLYRVLLLNDDYTPMEFVIHILERFFQKDREAATRIMLNVHNNGVGECGVFTYEVAETKVTQVMDFARQHQHPLQCVMEKK; encoded by the coding sequence ATGATCGCGAAGTCGATCCGGATGCAGAATGATCCCGACAAGAAGGGTGAAAATCCGAACCGCTCAACGGCGGTGATTACGCGCACCAAGCCCAAGACCAAGAAACCCAGCCTCTACCGGGTTCTCCTGTTGAATGATGACTACACACCAATGGAGTTTGTGATCCACATACTGGAACGTTTTTTTCAGAAGGATCGCGAGGCGGCGACCCGCATCATGCTCAATGTCCATAACAACGGCGTCGGGGAATGCGGGGTTTTTACCTACGAGGTGGCCGAAACCAAGGTTACCCAGGTAATGGATTTTGCGCGCCAGCATCAGCATCCATTGCAATGTGTCATGGAAAAGAAGTGA
- a CDS encoding DMT family protein → MPASFSPAAAWPVLMLVCSNVFMTFAWYGHLKFRGAPLVIVILTSWGIAFFEYCLAVPANRIGVAVYSTAQLKTIQEVITLTVFTGFSVFWLKESLTFNHLIGFALIAAGAAFIFRA, encoded by the coding sequence ATGCCTGCTTCGTTTTCGCCCGCGGCCGCCTGGCCGGTGCTGATGCTGGTCTGCTCGAACGTGTTCATGACATTTGCCTGGTATGGGCATCTGAAGTTCCGCGGCGCGCCGCTCGTGATCGTGATCCTCACGAGCTGGGGGATCGCCTTCTTCGAATATTGCCTGGCCGTACCTGCCAACCGGATCGGTGTTGCCGTCTACTCCACGGCCCAGCTCAAGACCATCCAGGAGGTGATCACGCTCACCGTGTTCACGGGCTTTTCGGTTTTCTGGCTTAAGGAGTCGCTGACCTTCAACCATCTGATCGGCTTCGCCCTGATCGCCGCAGGGGCCGCGTTCATCTTCCGTGCCTGA